In Populus nigra chromosome 1, ddPopNigr1.1, whole genome shotgun sequence, one genomic interval encodes:
- the LOC133668103 gene encoding calmodulin, with protein MADQLTEDQISEFKEAFSLFDKDGDGCITTKELGTVMRSLGQNPTEAELQDMINEVDADGNGTIDFPEFLNLMARKMKDTDSEEELKEAFRVFDKDQNGFISAAELRHVMTNLGEKLTDEEVDEMIREADVDGDGQINYEEFVKVMMAK; from the exons ATGGCCGATCAGCTCACCGAAGACCAGATCTCCGAGTTCAAGGAAGCTTTCAGCCTATTCGATAAGGACGGCGATG GTTGCATCACTACTAAGGAGCTGGGGACTGTGATGCGTTCATTGGGTCAAAACCCAACTGAGGCAGAGCTCCAGGACATGATAAATGAGGTTGATGCTGATGGGAATGGTACCATTGACTTCCCAGAGTTCCTCAACCTCATGGCCCGCAAGATGAAGGATACTGATTCTGAGGAGGAGCTCAAGGAAGCTTTCAGAGTTTTTGATAAGGACCAGAATGGCTTCATTTCTGCCGCTGAGCTGCGTCATGTCATGACAAATCTCGGGGAGAAGCTGACAGATGAGGAGGTTGATGAGATGATCCGTGAGGCTGACGTGGATGGTGATGGTCAGATCAACTATGAGGAATTTGTCAAAGTCATGATGGCCAAGTGA
- the LOC133680878 gene encoding thaumatin-like protein 1: MAYHYDEKARRAIPCQNSASLAEFTLSGDGGKDYYDISLVDGFNIPISVTPQGGSPGCSSTSCAANVNAVCDPRLAVRGPDGTVIACKSACLAFNQPQFCCTGEYSTPDKCPPNHYSMIFKKQCPQAYSYAYDDKSSTFTCPSGGNYLTTFCP, encoded by the exons ATGGCTTACCACTATGATGAAAAGGCCAGGAGAGCCATTCCCT gTCAAAATTCAGCATCCTTGGCAGAATTTACTCTAAGCGGTGATGGTGGGAAAGATTATTATGATATAAGCCTTGTTGATGGCTTTAACATCCCAATTTCGGTAACCCCGCAAGGAGGTTCTCCTGGCTGCAGTTCTACAAGCTGTGCAGCTAACGTGAATGCTGTTTGTGATCCTCGTTTAGCAGTGAGGGGGCCAGATGGGACTGTGATTGCCTGCAAGAGCGCGTGTTTGGCATTTAACCAGCCGCAGTTCTGCTGCACAGGAGAGTACAGTACACCTGACAAATGTCCTCCTAACCATTATTCGATGATCTTCAAGAAGCAGTGTCCTCAAGCTTATAGTTATGCTTATGATGATAAATCCAGCACGTTTACTTGTCCTAGCGGAGGCAACTATTTGACTACCTTTTGTCCATGA
- the LOC133680868 gene encoding thaumatin-like protein 1, which yields MESRMPFAIITFTLVIFLCACTHAGAQSVSFVVKNNCPYTVWPGTLTAAGRPPISSTGFTLATGASYSLSVPATWSGRLWARTQCSTDASGKFVCATADCASGVIECNGAGAIPPASLAEFTLNGSGGLDFYDISLVDGFNIPISVTPQGGSPGCSSTSCAANVNAVCDPSLAVRGPDGTVIACKSACLAFNQPQFCCTGEYSTPDKCPPNHYSMIFKKQCPQAYSYAYDDKTSTFTCPSGGNYLITFCP from the exons ATGGAGAGTCGTATGCCCTTTGCTATAATTACCTTCACCCTCGTCATCTTCCTCTGTG CTTGCACGCATGCAGGAGCTCAATCTGTGAGTTTCGTCGTCAAAAACAACTGTCCATACACAGTCTGGCCAGGAACTCTAACGGCTGCTGGCCGTCCGCCTATATCTTCAACTGGCTTCACATTGGCAACAGGTGCTTCATATTCGCTAAGTGTCCCTGCAACATGGTCTGGCCGCTTGTGGGCCAGAACGCAATGCTCTACAGATGCCTCAGGAAAGTTTGTTTGTGCTACTGCTGACTGTGCCTCTGGTGTCATAGAATGCAATGGAGCCGGTGCGATCCCACCAGCATCCCTGGCAGAATTTACTCTAAATGGTAGTGGTGGGctagatttttatgatattagcCTTGTTGATGGCTTTAACATCCCAATTTCGGTAACCCCGCAAGGAGGTTCTCCTGGCTGCAGTTCTACAAGCTGTGCAGCTAACGTGAATGCTGTTTGTGATCCTAGTTTAGCAGTGAGGGGGCCAGATGGGACTGTGATTGCCTGCAAGAGCGCGTGTTTGGCATTTAACCAGCCGCAGTTCTGCTGCACAGGAGAGTACAGTACACCTGACAAATGTCCTCCTAACCATTATTCGATGATCTTCAAGAAGCAGTGTCCTCAAGCTTATAGTTATGCTTATGATGATAAAACGAGCACGTTTACTTGTCCTAGTGGAGGCAACTATTTGATTACCTTTTGTCCATGA